A window of the Dickeya dianthicola NCPPB 453 genome harbors these coding sequences:
- the hypD gene encoding hydrogenase formation protein HypD produces the protein MQYVDEFRDPELAKSLLQRIQALVDDMPQLKARPLQLMEVCGGHTHAIFKFGIDRLLPPEIEFVHGPGCPVCVLPMGRIDACLEIAARPEVIFCTFGDAMRVPGRNGSLQDARRHGADVRVVYSPLDALALAEQFPDRQVVFFGLGFETTMPSTALTLQQAKRRGIGNFSLFCQHITIIPTLKSLLEQPDLRIDGFLAPGHVSMVIGAYPYQPLCEQFHKPFVVTGFEPLDILQALLMLVQQLHDARCEVENQYRRIVPDSGNTLAQQAMAEVFETKASSEWRGLGEIADSGMQLRAEYAEFDAERRFKPQQQRVADEPLSRCGEVLTGRCKPGDCPLFGQRCTPQNAIGALMVSSEGACAAYYQYRRECA, from the coding sequence ATGCAGTACGTTGATGAGTTTCGCGATCCCGAACTGGCGAAATCGTTATTGCAGCGCATTCAGGCGCTGGTTGACGATATGCCGCAACTGAAGGCGCGTCCGCTGCAACTGATGGAGGTGTGCGGCGGGCATACCCACGCCATTTTCAAGTTCGGCATTGACCGGCTGTTGCCGCCGGAAATCGAGTTTGTTCACGGGCCGGGCTGCCCGGTGTGCGTGTTGCCGATGGGGCGGATTGACGCCTGTCTGGAAATCGCCGCCCGTCCGGAGGTGATTTTCTGTACCTTTGGCGACGCTATGCGGGTGCCGGGCCGCAACGGGTCGTTGCAGGATGCCCGCCGCCACGGCGCCGATGTGCGGGTGGTTTACTCGCCTCTGGATGCGCTGGCGCTGGCGGAACAGTTTCCTGACCGGCAGGTGGTGTTTTTCGGGCTGGGGTTTGAAACCACCATGCCGAGCACCGCACTGACCCTGCAACAAGCCAAACGCCGCGGCATCGGCAATTTTTCGCTGTTTTGCCAGCACATCACCATTATCCCGACGCTGAAAAGCCTGCTGGAGCAGCCGGATTTGCGCATCGACGGCTTTCTGGCGCCGGGGCACGTCAGCATGGTGATTGGCGCCTATCCCTATCAGCCGCTGTGCGAGCAGTTCCACAAGCCGTTTGTGGTCACCGGTTTCGAACCGCTGGATATCCTGCAAGCGTTGTTGATGCTGGTGCAGCAATTGCATGACGCACGTTGCGAGGTGGAAAACCAGTATCGCCGTATTGTACCGGACAGCGGCAACACGCTGGCGCAGCAGGCGATGGCCGAGGTATTTGAAACCAAAGCCAGCAGTGAATGGCGCGGGTTGGGGGAAATCGCCGATTCCGGTATGCAACTGCGGGCGGAGTACGCTGAATTCGACGCCGAACGCCGCTTTAAACCGCAACAGCAGCGGGTGGCGGACGAACCATTGTCGCGCTGCGGCGAGGTACTCACCGGGCGCTGTAAACCGGGCGATTGTCCGCTGTTCGGCCAGCGTTGTACGCCGCAAAACGCCATCGGCGCGCTGATGGTGTCATCAGAAGGCGCCTGCGCCGCTTATTACCAGTATCGACGGGAGTGTGCCTGA
- the hybG gene encoding hydrogenase maturation factor HybG, with translation MCLGVPGKVVAVGPDLHYPARVDVCGVQREVNIALVCEGDPAELVGQWVLVHVGFAMSLLDEQEAQETLAALQSMQAVGLELDEVRQTGAIYAVR, from the coding sequence ATGTGTTTGGGCGTACCCGGAAAAGTGGTGGCCGTCGGGCCGGATCTGCATTACCCGGCGCGGGTGGATGTCTGCGGCGTGCAGCGCGAGGTGAATATCGCGCTGGTATGCGAAGGCGACCCGGCGGAATTGGTGGGGCAGTGGGTGCTGGTACATGTCGGTTTCGCTATGAGCCTGCTCGACGAGCAGGAAGCGCAAGAGACGCTGGCGGCGCTGCAATCCATGCAGGCGGTCGGACTGGAGCTGGATGAAGTCAGGCAAACCGGAGCCATTTATGCAGTACGTTGA
- the hypB gene encoding hydrogenase nickel incorporation protein HypB, which translates to MCTTCGCGEGERRIEGDEQAHSHHHPHTHDHHHEHDHHHEHDDISAAPGVIIHHHHYYYHHGDVHHHYHGAARPQAAGHAHDHHDHQHHDHEQHDHAEHHHTHKHAQPEARFQPVEREQHLHYGQGAAGTHAPGLGQQRLLQIEMDVLSKNNQLAVHNREHFDASQILALNLVSSPGSGKTTLLTSTLHLLRERVPCAVIEGDQQTTNDAERIRATGVPAIQVNTGKGCHLDAQMVHDAMHRLQLPAHSLLFIENVGNLVCPAGFDLGERHKVAVLSVTEGEDKPLKYPHMFAAASLMIINKTDLLPYLDFDLEACVANARRVNPQIEVIALSARTGEGIEAWLAWLEAQSLGAELAQAPSQPSLLSGA; encoded by the coding sequence ATGTGTACCACATGCGGTTGTGGCGAGGGAGAACGCCGGATAGAAGGCGATGAGCAGGCTCATTCGCACCACCATCCCCATACGCACGATCACCATCATGAACATGACCACCATCATGAGCATGACGACATATCGGCCGCGCCCGGCGTGATCATTCATCATCACCATTACTACTATCATCACGGCGATGTGCATCATCATTACCACGGCGCGGCACGCCCGCAGGCGGCGGGTCACGCGCATGATCACCATGATCACCAACACCATGATCATGAACAGCATGACCACGCGGAGCATCATCACACACACAAACACGCCCAACCGGAAGCGCGTTTTCAGCCGGTGGAGCGGGAACAACACCTGCACTACGGGCAGGGGGCGGCGGGCACTCATGCGCCGGGTCTCGGTCAGCAGCGGTTGTTGCAGATAGAAATGGATGTGCTGAGCAAAAACAACCAGTTGGCGGTACACAACCGCGAGCATTTCGACGCCTCTCAAATTCTGGCGCTGAATCTGGTGTCCAGCCCCGGTTCCGGTAAAACCACCTTATTGACCAGTACGCTGCACCTGCTGCGCGAACGCGTGCCGTGCGCGGTGATCGAGGGCGACCAGCAAACCACCAACGATGCCGAGCGGATCCGCGCCACCGGGGTGCCGGCGATCCAGGTCAACACCGGCAAAGGCTGCCATCTGGATGCGCAGATGGTGCATGACGCCATGCACCGGCTGCAACTGCCGGCGCACAGCCTGCTGTTTATCGAAAACGTCGGCAATCTGGTGTGCCCGGCCGGTTTTGATCTGGGCGAGCGCCACAAGGTCGCGGTGCTGTCGGTGACTGAGGGGGAAGACAAGCCGCTCAAGTATCCACATATGTTCGCCGCCGCCTCGCTGATGATCATCAACAAGACTGACCTGCTGCCGTATCTGGATTTCGACCTAGAGGCCTGTGTCGCCAACGCGCGCCGCGTTAACCCGCAAATCGAGGTGATTGCGCTGTCCGCCCGCACCGGCGAGGGGATAGAAGCCTGGCTGGCGTGGCTGGAAGCGCAGTCGCTGGGTGCCGAACTGGCGCAAGCGCCCTCACAACCGTCGCTATTATCAGGAGCCTAA